A single genomic interval of Pyrus communis chromosome 5, drPyrComm1.1, whole genome shotgun sequence harbors:
- the LOC137735527 gene encoding transcription termination factor MTERF15, mitochondrial-like: protein MVSLFNLEAARLGYSLFPKTKRFVVGVGDLKPSDFDFSLHSLIPCRHLVSEISQTHHDFTVNYLINSCGLSPEGAIAASKRVKLRSPERADSVLSFLRSHEFSATQISKLIRSRPQLLMGYPEKTLLPKLEFFISVGISREELAKTFASVPALLDVSLQKRIKPTCLFLGNLLSGKNFVAFLKNGSRIFLEGHSKNLAPNIGILRELGVPQSSISLLLAHFPSSLIRNPENFGKVVDEVKQMGFNLEKSTSVMAIKALCSKSVWNHNCESYKRWGWSEDDVLSAFKRFPHCMTKSEKKIMQVMEFLVNKMGWPARVIAKYPAIVSLSLEERIIPRCSVVKVLMLKGLIKEVENVSLYSVMLPAEKFFLAKYVTGYIDEVPQLLRVYQGKVKVEDV, encoded by the coding sequence ATGGTAAGCCTCTTCAACTTGGAGGCCGCCAGATTGGGTTATTCTCTATTTCCCAAAACTAAAAGATTTGTTGTTGGGGTTGGGGATCTGAAACCCTCGGATTTTGATTTTTCTCTTCATAGTCTGATACCCTGCAGACACTTGGTCTCAGAAATCTCACAAACCCACCACGATTTCACAGTCAATTACCTCATAAACTCTTGTGGGTTGTCTCCAGAAGGTGCAATTGCAGCATCCAAGCGGGTCAAGTTGCGATCCCCGGAAAGAGCAGACTCTGTTCTGTCCTTTCTCAGAAGCCATGAATTCTCTGCAACCCAGATCTCCAAGCTCATCAGGTCACGCCCGCAACTCCTCATGGGCTATCCGGAAAAAACCCTTTTGCCAAAGCTTGAGTTTTTCATATCGGTAGGAATTTCAAGGGAGGAGCTTGCAAAAACTTTTGCTTCCGTTCCTGCTCTTTTGGATGTGAGCTTGCAGAAACGGATAAAACCCACTTGCCTTTTCCTTGGTAATCTGCTTTCTGGGAAAAATTTTGTTGCTTTTTTGAAGAACGGCTCGCGGATTTTTTTGGAAGGCCATTCGAAGAATCTGGCGCCGAATATTGGGATTTTGAGAGAACTAGGTGTGCCCCAATCATCTATTTCTCTGTTGCTAGCTCATTTTCCTAGCTCTCTTATACGAAATCCTGAGAATTTCGGCAAAGTTGTGGATGAGGTTAAGCAAATGGGCTTTAATCTGGAAAAATCAACGTCTGTCATGGCAATAAAAGCTTTGTGTAGTAAGTCCGTATGGAATCATAATTGTGAATCTTATAAGAGGTGGGGTTGGTCAGAGGACGATGTTCTCTCTGCTTTCAAGCGGTTCCCACATTGTATGACCAAGTCGGAGAAGAAAATAATGCAGGTAATGGAATTTCTAGTGAACAAAATGGGATGGCCGGCACGAGTTATTGCCAAATACCCAGCCATTGTGAGTCTCAGTTTGGAGGAGCGAATAATCCCAAGGTGCTCGGTTGTTAAAGTTTTGATGTTGAAAGGATTGATAAAGGAAGTTGAAAATGTGAGTTTGTATTCCGTAATGCTCCCTGCAGAGAAATTCTTCTTGGCGAAGTATGTAACCGGATATATAGATGAAGTACCTCAGTTATTGAGAGTGTATCAAGGAAAAGTTAAAGTTGAGGATGTATGA